The sequence ATCAGCCATCATTGTAACTCCGAATCAGCCTTGTGTGTGTGTGGCTCAGCCAGCCTGGGAGGAGGTGGAGGGAGAAGGAATGCAAGGGTGCTGGGAGTGGGGATTGCTGGAAGAAGGAATGGAAGGGTGCTGGGAGTGGGGATTGCTGGAAGAAGGAATGGAAGGGTGCTGGGAGTGGGGATTGCTGGAAGAAGGAATTGAAGGGTGCTGGGAGTGGGGATTGCAGGGAGAAGGAATGGAGTGGTGCTGGGAGTGGGGATTGCAGGGAGAAGGAATGGAAGGGTGCTGGGAGTGGGGATTGCTGGGAAAAGGAATGGAAGGGTGCTGGGAGtggggattgctgggagcaggaatggaagGGTGCTGGGAGTGGaaattgctgggagcaggaatggaagGGTGCTGGGAGTGGGGATTGCTGAGAGAAGGAATGGCAGTGTGCTGGGAGtagggattgctgggagcaggaatagcAGGGTGCTGGGAGTGGGGATTGCAGGGAGAAGGAATGGAAGGGTGCTGGGAGtggggattgctgggagcaggaatggaagGGTGCTGGAAGTGGGGATTGCTGGGAGAAGGAATGGCAGTGTGCTGGGAGtggggattgctgggagcaggaatggaagGGTGCTGGGAGTGGGGATTGCAGGAGAAATTTGCTTTGTGGAGAAAGCAGCAACTTtgaaggtatttttattttaagtttttGAGCAGTCATTAAAAAAGTCAGGgcaagggcaaagggggtgggatCAGGGGCGGAGCCAATGGGCGGCAAAACAAGGTTTCTCCTAggccctagggtgtcaaaaatcagcCCTGCTTCCTTTTGTAGGATAACAGATCTTAATCATAGAgatgcagtgttgtcacccttccCTGTGCACTATTGAGTTGCTGTAGTCTTCTCGGTAAAACTGTGAGTTCACATACTGTACATCCACAGGATATTCATAAAAAGAGTCTGCAGGATGTACACATGACAGGGAGAAAAACATGAACAAAGTGTGAGTAAACTGTATTTGTATAGAAACAAAATAATGCAATTATGTTTTATTTACAATCATTTCCAAACTAAATATTGTTTTATAAGGGTCCATCTTTACCAACAATTATTTTACTGGCACAATTTAAAACCATATTTAGCTACtgttgtttctttttcttcaccATATAGGTACAATAATGTAATTGGGCTATCCAGCAGAAAAGACAGATTTAGCAAGCATTTTGATATTTTTAAGTTCTCATGAGAAAGCACAGACTGGGGTAGTTATTAGGTACAACCACAGCTCTCCACTATCATATCAGGAACGTCTGCCTTGACAATAGTGTTATTTACATCATAGTAGAGAATGGATAGACTTCTTCGCTTTGTTGGCACACAACAAAGGCTGAGATTGGAATATATGTTGTTTGCCTTTATGAGACTGAAAACAGCAGTATGACTAGATGCTGAAATCCCCGGTGCCCTGCCTAGGTGGACAGGACACCTTCCTTCACAAAGGTTCATAATGTACCCCTTTGGGCTAATGATCCAGTCACTCCAGCCTATATctttaaaagaaatataaaacCTTTTGCGACAACAAATATCTATGTCACCAGTGCATTCAGTCACGTGTCTCCGAGTTCGAGATTCCTCTTGTTTATTGCGCACTTTTAGGGCAAGGAATGGGCGACGGTCATGAATGATGTTATCCATCATAAATAGATTCTGGCAGTCCCGACACTTCAGTTCCAGGTATATATTTTCTTCTCCCACTGATAAAGCTTTACCTGTGAGCATGGGCAGATATACCCTAAACCACCCTCCTTTGAAAACTTTCATGTTGACTGTTTCTCCTTCTACTGACAGGTCATCTGGATGGTGCTTACTAGTCACTGAAATGGTAATCTTATTGCGAAATGTCGCTTTCATATGGAGCCACAAATATGCCTGATATATTTCCTCATGTTTGTCTTTGTCAGCAGAGAGATGAAAGTGAAGAACAAATGGAACATCTTGGAGTTTTTCTATAAAAGACAAAAATCTGAATAAATGGAATACTTTATTTCCTTTCAAAAAGGACATTAGGATTCTCAGAGGGGTACAGATAGGGGTAAAGATAATTAAATGTTAAGGGCTTGTTTTAGGGAGTTTTACcttttagaagggggggggggacttatgTGTTCATTGGGTTTTATTTCAGAATGGGTAAAATTAAACATAGGGTAGTGTTTCACTGTACAGTGTGATATGTTGGCCAGCTGCTATTTATACAGGTTCTGCTTGTCTGGAGACTTGCACTGGAAACTATCAGTGCTAGGCTACCAGTACTAAAATAAAAGGTATTGAACTGAAGAGTTCTTCAACTGTAAACCCAAACACTTAAACCAAATATGCTGTTGCACATGGTCCTGtaatgcagtggtctccaaactgctgcccgctggtcggatgtggccctttacttgtcttcatccggcccttggggcaccatgccatccactgacaccaataatgggatactagtcctcccacagactccaatggtggggaactattcctcctacagacaccaatgattgggtacAATTTCCCCCTTAGACATCAAAAATAGGGAGCCATTCCTTCCTTGAATACAAATAACGAGGCACCAATCCTTTAACTGATACCAAAAATAGGGAACTATTCCTTCAACTAAAACCAAGGATAGGGCTCTGTTGCTCTTACCAACACCACTTAATTTTATAATCCCACTGGTCAAAGTCTGACCCCtctaaagccttaaagtggagttccacccatttttttatgtttgtctgtgctgcatgccctaatctcatagtgttcagaatggacaatttttatttattttgttgcttgtaaatacctttattttgtattccttcattacttcctcctccttattagcctaggctattaagtcacaaggctattcgcaagggtttctgggataggcatcatgtatcccagtagtccttgcaaatagcctatttgcatagcgaaggggcggcaacttcctctgacacttctGTTGCTAtagaaacctgactgaaacctattacatcgcttgtgcagcactgagcatgtgcgagatctgcaaggctgaaatccaggaagtcatacagtctggcttcatgatgcccacacttaagatggccacggtctatttctagattataaactaactaaatgctctaacaacctaacaaaacggaccttagtttacagactaactttactagactacattaagcttgtgtattacaggggtatttatatttaaaaagtgaaattgtgggtggaactcccctttaaggaaagtaaactggccctttgttcagaaggtttggagaccccctgctgtAATGTACAAAAGTATAAtcctttttttatgttaattcaattaTACCAGCATGATGTATTTATAGACACTTCCtttcagggccggcgctaccactaggagAACAAGGCAGCAACCTAGTGCGTACTGCCGCTTAGGGCTCAGCCACGGCCTGTCACCTCTGGAGCCACCGTCCCTGT comes from Rana temporaria chromosome 2, aRanTem1.1, whole genome shotgun sequence and encodes:
- the LOC120929471 gene encoding inhibin beta E chain-like; protein product: MSFLKGNKVFHLFRFLSFIEKLQDVPFVLHFHLSADKDKHEEIYQAYLWLHMKATFRNKITISVTSKHHPDDLSVEGETVNMKVFKGGWFRVYLPMLTGKALSVGEENIYLELKCRDCQNLFMMDNIIHDRRPFLALKVRNKQEESRTRRHVTECTGDIDICCRKRFYISFKDIGWSDWIISPKGYIMNLCEGRCPVHLGRAPGISASSHTAVFSLIKANNIYSNLSLCCVPTKRRSLSILYYDVNNTIVKADVPDMIVESCGCT